The Eleutherodactylus coqui strain aEleCoq1 chromosome 6, aEleCoq1.hap1, whole genome shotgun sequence genome window below encodes:
- the IGSF9B gene encoding protein turtle homolog B isoform X5 has protein sequence MIRYVLALMASVTGAGGLAAQGGSREEPQFVTARAGESVILGCNVIHPLTAQPPPYVVEWFKFGVPIPIFIKFGFYPPHVDPEYAGRATLHDKASLRIDQTRSQDQGWYECKVLMLEQQYDTFHNGSWVHLTVNAPPTFTETPPQYLEVKDGSSVTLTCTAFGNPKPTVTWLREGEFLGGTSKYQVNDGSLTIASIGREDRGSYTCRATSIQGEAVHSTRLLVQGSPFIVSPPENITVNISQDALFTCQAEAYPGNLTYTWFWQEENVFFRNDLKMRVRILIDGTLIIFRVKPEDAGKYTCVPSNSLGRSPSAFAYLTVQYPARVVNMPPIIYVPVGIHGHIRCPVDAVPPVTHVKWNKDGRPLRTDKLAGWKMLEDGSIHIEEATEELLGTYTCVPYNALGTMGQSPPARLLLKDPPYFTVLPGWEYRQEAGRELLIPCAAAGDPFPTISWRKVGRPSSSKHSVLPSGSLQFRSLSKEDHGEWECVASNVVTSITASAHLTVIGTSPHAPSSVRVQVSMNTANVSWEPGYDGGFEQTFSVWIKRAQFGPHDWVSMPVAIGATSLLIDSLDPETEYQFSVLAQNKLGTSSFSEVVTVRTLAFPITTPEPLLILTSPRCLIANRTQQGVLLSWLPPVNHSFQLDRYIMEFRLAERWEILDDAIAGTETEILAKELSQDTWYEFRVLAVMQDLISEPSNIAGVSSTDVFPSPELSDEGFARPVLAGIVATICFLAAAVLFSTLAACVVNRQRKRKLKRKKDPPLSITHCRKSMESPLSSGKVSPESVRTLRAPSESSEDQGLPPKRPLSPGREKELSLYKKTKRAMTSKKYSVSQAEAEVTTPIELISRGPDGRFVTGGPDQEPALRSRRIQGFPFAEETDMYPEFRQSDEENDEPSGVKSQLTPLSSSQDSPLQPPAYSPRFQHQSPEGRQQASGQSRPGGYIHGHLYGYLSSSPRDSDPPPPFYMPEVSPLSSVMSSPPLLPEGSFPPIPEENGENSSTSTLPLTHTPTGGRSPEQWGGPDFPFVGLEAPPSPSMFIQHRYEPGEMRRPLPPPPPAPFPRGRPPPNSLQVPSYAAILPLEPHTGWVGRLPSRCPHPPHPASWQDAAMQLAAQGQLRHTSQGMGIPVLPYPDIPEPGPFGMDARWFESRTRPQMSPRQHRRLEPGLHQVVLQPSRLSPLTQSPLSSRHGSPELSARARPRPGLLPPPLDCSGIALQPPSFLHKSPPSSGSPAKSSHDSPSYRPVLPDSSPHADGRRREERIHAETAVLCTAGLGLAAVPERSEVVRDDRVHKPKKSTKGRSKSQKHSADGSTSQVHQPAPAMYMDTRCIRRKKRPARQDPFSRLSALRDEICHRSLSDDRAAILTSTEPDDSSGHATLL, from the exons ATGATTCGCTATGTGCTCGCTCTGATGGCGAGTGTGACCGGCGCCGGGGGACTCGCTGCTCAAG GTGGTTCACGGGAAGAGCCGCAGTTTGTGACAGCACGTGCTGGGGAGAGCGTGATCCTGGGGTGCAATGTCATCCACCCCCTCACTGCCCAGCCTCCTCCTTATGTGGTTGAATGGTTCAAGTTTGGAGTCCCCATCCCCATTTTCATCAAGTTTGGTTTCTACCCTCCTCATGTGGACCCAGAATATGCAG GCCGTGCCACCCTCCATGACAAGGCATCGCTGCGCATTGATCAGACTCGCTCACAGGATCAGGGCTGGTACGAGTGCAAAGTGCTGATGCTGGAGCAGCAATACGACACATTTCACAATGGCAGCTGGGTCCATCTCACAGTGAATG CCCCTCCTACCTTTACAGAAACCCCGCCACAATACCTGGAAGTGAAGGACGGCAGCAGCGTCACGCTAACTTGCACTGCGTTTGGAAATCCAAAACCCACTGTCACATGGCTGCGGGAGGGTGAATTCCTAGGGGGAACCTCAAAATACCAG GTGAATGATGGCAGTTTGACCATCGCTTCTATTGGGCGTGAAGACCGAGGATCGTACACCTGCCGCGCCACCAGTATTCAGGGGGAGGCTGTTCACAGTACTCGCCTGTTAGTCCAAG GGTCACCGTTCATCGTTTCCCCTCCTGAGAACATCACAGTTAACATTTCCCAGGATGCTCTGTTCACCTGCCAGGCCGAGGCGTATCCAGGGAACCTCACCTACACCTGGTTCTGGCAGGAGGAAAATGTCTTTTTTAGGAA TGACCTGAAGATGAGGGTTCGGATTCTTATTGATGGAACGCTCATCATATTCCGAGTCAAACCTGAAGATGCTGGGAAATACACCTGTGTGCCTAGCAACAGCCTGGGACGCTCCCCGTCAGCATTCGCTTATCTCACGGTCCAGT ACCCAGCACGAGTAGTCAACATGCCCCCCATCATCTACGTCCCAGTTGGTATTCATGGTCACATTCGCTGCCCTGTGGACGCTGTGCCGCCTGTCACACATGTGAAATGGAATAAAGATGGCCGTCCTCTGCGGACTGATAAG tTGGCAGGCTGGAAGATGCTGGAAGATGGATCTATTCACATTGAGGAGGCGACGGAGGAGTTACTGGGCACCTACACCTGTGTGCCTTATAATGCGCTGGGGACCATGGGCCAGTCCCCTCCTGCTCGGCTGCTGCTGAAG GACCCGCCCTATTTTACGGTGCTGCCCGGATGGGAGTATAGgcaagaagctggaagggagctgCTAATTCCTTGTGCCGCTGCTGGAGATCCCTTTCCCACCATCTCCTGGAGAAAG GTTGGGCGCCCCTCTTCCAGTAAGCACAGTGTGCTGCCCAGTGGCTCCTTACAGTTTAGGTCTCTCAGTAAGGAAGATCATGGAGAATGGGAATGTGTGGCCAGTAATGTTGTAACCAGTATCACTGCCAGCGCCCACCTCACTGTCATTG GCACCAGTCCTCATGCTCCTTCCAGCGTCCGGGTCCAGGTGTCTATGAACACAGCGAATGTGTCCTGGGAACCTGGCTATGACGGAGGATTCGAGCAGACATTCTCAGTTTG GATCAAACGTGCACAGTTTGGGCCTCATGATTGGGTCTCCATGCCTGTTGCCATTGGGGCAACCTCCCTACTCATAGACTCTCTGGATCCGGAAACTGAATACCAGTTCAGTGTTCTGGCACAGAACAAGTTGGGGACAAGTTCGTTCAGTGAGGTGGTGACCGTGCGGACATTGG CCTTTCCCATCACAACCCCAGAGCCCTTACTGATTTTGACCTCACCCCGCTGCCTCATAGCCAATCGAACTCAGCAGGGAGTGCTCCTATCATGGCTCCCGCCGGTCAATCACAGCTTCCAACTTGATCGGTACATTATGGAGTTCCGCTTAGCAGAGCGATGGGAGATCTTGGATGATGCAATCGCGGGGACTGAGACCGAGATACTGGCAAAGGAATTATCCCAG GACACCTGGTATGAATTCCGGGTGTTGGCCGTCATGCAGGATCTCATCAGTGAGCCCAGTAACATCGCAGGAGTGTCCAGTACAG ACGTCTTCCCCTCCCCTGAACTGAGCGATGAAGGTTTTGCTCGGCCGGTGCTTGCCGGAATAGTCGCTACTATCTGCTTCCTCGCTGCCGCAGTTTTGTTCAGCACGTTGGCTGCATGTGTGGTCAACCGACAGAGAAAACGCAAACTGAAGAGAAAGAAAG ATCCACCACTCTCCATTACACACTGCCGGAAAAGCATGGAGTCTCC GTTGTCTTCTGGAAAGGTCAGTCCAGAAAGTGTTCGAACACTTCGTGCCCCATCAGAGTCTTCAGAAGATCAGGGTCTTCCACCAAAAAGGCCCCTGAGTCCGGGGCGTGAGAAGGAGTTGTCACTTTACAAGAAGACCAAACGTGCCATGACCAGCAAGAAGTATAGTGTCAGTCAAGCAGAAGCAGAAGTGACTACTCCCATTGAGTTAATCAGCAGAGGCCCAGATGGTCGTTTTGTTACAGGGGGTCCTGACCAGGAGCCGGCTCTACGAAGTCGAAGAATTCAAGGATTTCCATTTGCAGAGGAAACTGATATGTACCCAGAGTTTCGGCAGTCAGATGAGGAAAACGATGAGCCATCTGGTGTGAAGAGCCAGCTTACCCCATTGTCATCTAGCCAAGACTCCCCTCTTCAGCCTCCTGCGTACAGTCCACGTTTTCAACATCAATCTCcagaaggaaggcagcaggcCTCTGGTCAGTCAAGACCTGGTGGCTACATTCATGGACACTTGTATGGCTACTTGAGCAGTAGTCCTAGGGATTCAGATCCACCTCCACCATTTTATATGCCAGAAGTCAGTCCACTTAGTTCTGTCATGTCCTCCCCACCTTTGCTTCCTGAAGGCTCTTTTCCACCTATCCCAGAAGAAAATGGGGAGAATAGCTCCACCAGTACTTTACCACTTACACACACTCCAACTGGGGGACGCTCACCAGAGCAGTGGGGAGGCCCAGACTTCCCTTTTGTAGGACTGGAAGCTcctccatctccttccatgtTTATCCAGCACCGGTATGAACCTGGTGAGATGAGGCGTCCTCTACCACCGCCTCCTCCAGCCCCCTTTCCTCGGGGGCGTCCACCTCCCAATTCACTACAAGTTCCATCTTATGCCGCCATCTTGCCTCTGGAGCCGCATACAGGCTGGGTAGGAAGATTACCTAGCCGCTGTCCACATCCTCCTCACCCAGCCTCTTGGCAGGATGCAGCTATGCAACTGGCTGCACAAGGCCAGCTCCGGCACACTAGCCAAGGGATGGGGATCCCGGTGCTTCCTTACCCTGACATACCTGAACCAGGGCCTTTTGGGATGGATGCTCGATGGTTTGAAAGCCGGACGCGTCCACAGATGAGTCCCAGACAACATCGTAGACTGGAGCCAGGCCTACATCAAGTGGTGCTACAGCCTTCCCGCCTTTCGCCACTGACCCAAAGTCCCCTGAGCTCTAGACATGGGTCCCCTGAGCTCAGTGCCAGAGCCAGGCCTCGCCCTGGTCTGCTTCCTCCACCTTTAGACTGCTCTGGCATAGCCCTGCAACCTCCAAGCTTTTTACACAAATCGCCTCCTTCTTCTGGATCGCCAGCAAAGAGCAGTCACGACAGCCCTAGCTACCGCCCTGTTCTACCTGACTCCTCCCCTCATGCAGACGGACGCAGGAGAGAAGAGCGAATACACGCAGAGACAGCGGTGCTGTGCACTGCAGG
- the IGSF9B gene encoding protein turtle homolog B isoform X4 produces the protein MIRYVLALMASVTGAGGLAAQGGSREEPQFVTARAGESVILGCNVIHPLTAQPPPYVVEWFKFGVPIPIFIKFGFYPPHVDPEYAGRATLHDKASLRIDQTRSQDQGWYECKVLMLEQQYDTFHNGSWVHLTVNAPPTFTETPPQYLEVKDGSSVTLTCTAFGNPKPTVTWLREGEFLGGTSKYQVNDGSLTIASIGREDRGSYTCRATSIQGEAVHSTRLLVQGSPFIVSPPENITVNISQDALFTCQAEAYPGNLTYTWFWQEENVFFRNDLKMRVRILIDGTLIIFRVKPEDAGKYTCVPSNSLGRSPSAFAYLTVQYPARVVNMPPIIYVPVGIHGHIRCPVDAVPPVTHVKWNKDGRPLRTDKLAGWKMLEDGSIHIEEATEELLGTYTCVPYNALGTMGQSPPARLLLKDPPYFTVLPGWEYRQEAGRELLIPCAAAGDPFPTISWRKVGRPSSSKHSVLPSGSLQFRSLSKEDHGEWECVASNVVTSITASAHLTVIGTSPHAPSSVRVQVSMNTANVSWEPGYDGGFEQTFSVWYGALIKRAQFGPHDWVSMPVAIGATSLLIDSLDPETEYQFSVLAQNKLGTSSFSEVVTVRTLAFPITTPEPLLILTSPRCLIANRTQQGVLLSWLPPVNHSFQLDRYIMEFRLAERWEILDDAIAGTETEILAKELSQDTWYEFRVLAVMQDLISEPSNIAGVSSTDVFPSPELSDEGFARPVLAGIVATICFLAAAVLFSTLAACVVNRQRKRKLKRKKDPPLSITHCRKSMESPLSSGKVSPESVRTLRAPSESSEDQGLPPKRPLSPGREKELSLYKKTKRAMTSKKYSVSQAEAEVTTPIELISRGPDGRFVTGGPDQEPALRSRRIQGFPFAEETDMYPEFRQSDEENDEPSGVKSQLTPLSSSQDSPLQPPAYSPRFQHQSPEGRQQASGQSRPGGYIHGHLYGYLSSSPRDSDPPPPFYMPEVSPLSSVMSSPPLLPEGSFPPIPEENGENSSTSTLPLTHTPTGGRSPEQWGGPDFPFVGLEAPPSPSMFIQHRYEPGEMRRPLPPPPPAPFPRGRPPPNSLQVPSYAAILPLEPHTGWVGRLPSRCPHPPHPASWQDAAMQLAAQGQLRHTSQGMGIPVLPYPDIPEPGPFGMDARWFESRTRPQMSPRQHRRLEPGLHQVVLQPSRLSPLTQSPLSSRHGSPELSARARPRPGLLPPPLDCSGIALQPPSFLHKSPPSSGSPAKSSHDSPSYRPVLPDSSPHADGRRREERIHAETAVLCTAGLGLAAVPERSEVVRDDRVHKPKKSTKGRSKSQKHSADGSTSQVHQPAPAMYMDTRCIRRKKRPARQDPFSRLSALRDEICHRSLSDDRAAILTSTEPDDSSGHATLL, from the exons ATGATTCGCTATGTGCTCGCTCTGATGGCGAGTGTGACCGGCGCCGGGGGACTCGCTGCTCAAG GTGGTTCACGGGAAGAGCCGCAGTTTGTGACAGCACGTGCTGGGGAGAGCGTGATCCTGGGGTGCAATGTCATCCACCCCCTCACTGCCCAGCCTCCTCCTTATGTGGTTGAATGGTTCAAGTTTGGAGTCCCCATCCCCATTTTCATCAAGTTTGGTTTCTACCCTCCTCATGTGGACCCAGAATATGCAG GCCGTGCCACCCTCCATGACAAGGCATCGCTGCGCATTGATCAGACTCGCTCACAGGATCAGGGCTGGTACGAGTGCAAAGTGCTGATGCTGGAGCAGCAATACGACACATTTCACAATGGCAGCTGGGTCCATCTCACAGTGAATG CCCCTCCTACCTTTACAGAAACCCCGCCACAATACCTGGAAGTGAAGGACGGCAGCAGCGTCACGCTAACTTGCACTGCGTTTGGAAATCCAAAACCCACTGTCACATGGCTGCGGGAGGGTGAATTCCTAGGGGGAACCTCAAAATACCAG GTGAATGATGGCAGTTTGACCATCGCTTCTATTGGGCGTGAAGACCGAGGATCGTACACCTGCCGCGCCACCAGTATTCAGGGGGAGGCTGTTCACAGTACTCGCCTGTTAGTCCAAG GGTCACCGTTCATCGTTTCCCCTCCTGAGAACATCACAGTTAACATTTCCCAGGATGCTCTGTTCACCTGCCAGGCCGAGGCGTATCCAGGGAACCTCACCTACACCTGGTTCTGGCAGGAGGAAAATGTCTTTTTTAGGAA TGACCTGAAGATGAGGGTTCGGATTCTTATTGATGGAACGCTCATCATATTCCGAGTCAAACCTGAAGATGCTGGGAAATACACCTGTGTGCCTAGCAACAGCCTGGGACGCTCCCCGTCAGCATTCGCTTATCTCACGGTCCAGT ACCCAGCACGAGTAGTCAACATGCCCCCCATCATCTACGTCCCAGTTGGTATTCATGGTCACATTCGCTGCCCTGTGGACGCTGTGCCGCCTGTCACACATGTGAAATGGAATAAAGATGGCCGTCCTCTGCGGACTGATAAG tTGGCAGGCTGGAAGATGCTGGAAGATGGATCTATTCACATTGAGGAGGCGACGGAGGAGTTACTGGGCACCTACACCTGTGTGCCTTATAATGCGCTGGGGACCATGGGCCAGTCCCCTCCTGCTCGGCTGCTGCTGAAG GACCCGCCCTATTTTACGGTGCTGCCCGGATGGGAGTATAGgcaagaagctggaagggagctgCTAATTCCTTGTGCCGCTGCTGGAGATCCCTTTCCCACCATCTCCTGGAGAAAG GTTGGGCGCCCCTCTTCCAGTAAGCACAGTGTGCTGCCCAGTGGCTCCTTACAGTTTAGGTCTCTCAGTAAGGAAGATCATGGAGAATGGGAATGTGTGGCCAGTAATGTTGTAACCAGTATCACTGCCAGCGCCCACCTCACTGTCATTG GCACCAGTCCTCATGCTCCTTCCAGCGTCCGGGTCCAGGTGTCTATGAACACAGCGAATGTGTCCTGGGAACCTGGCTATGACGGAGGATTCGAGCAGACATTCTCAGTTTGGTACGGCGCTCT GATCAAACGTGCACAGTTTGGGCCTCATGATTGGGTCTCCATGCCTGTTGCCATTGGGGCAACCTCCCTACTCATAGACTCTCTGGATCCGGAAACTGAATACCAGTTCAGTGTTCTGGCACAGAACAAGTTGGGGACAAGTTCGTTCAGTGAGGTGGTGACCGTGCGGACATTGG CCTTTCCCATCACAACCCCAGAGCCCTTACTGATTTTGACCTCACCCCGCTGCCTCATAGCCAATCGAACTCAGCAGGGAGTGCTCCTATCATGGCTCCCGCCGGTCAATCACAGCTTCCAACTTGATCGGTACATTATGGAGTTCCGCTTAGCAGAGCGATGGGAGATCTTGGATGATGCAATCGCGGGGACTGAGACCGAGATACTGGCAAAGGAATTATCCCAG GACACCTGGTATGAATTCCGGGTGTTGGCCGTCATGCAGGATCTCATCAGTGAGCCCAGTAACATCGCAGGAGTGTCCAGTACAG ACGTCTTCCCCTCCCCTGAACTGAGCGATGAAGGTTTTGCTCGGCCGGTGCTTGCCGGAATAGTCGCTACTATCTGCTTCCTCGCTGCCGCAGTTTTGTTCAGCACGTTGGCTGCATGTGTGGTCAACCGACAGAGAAAACGCAAACTGAAGAGAAAGAAAG ATCCACCACTCTCCATTACACACTGCCGGAAAAGCATGGAGTCTCC GTTGTCTTCTGGAAAGGTCAGTCCAGAAAGTGTTCGAACACTTCGTGCCCCATCAGAGTCTTCAGAAGATCAGGGTCTTCCACCAAAAAGGCCCCTGAGTCCGGGGCGTGAGAAGGAGTTGTCACTTTACAAGAAGACCAAACGTGCCATGACCAGCAAGAAGTATAGTGTCAGTCAAGCAGAAGCAGAAGTGACTACTCCCATTGAGTTAATCAGCAGAGGCCCAGATGGTCGTTTTGTTACAGGGGGTCCTGACCAGGAGCCGGCTCTACGAAGTCGAAGAATTCAAGGATTTCCATTTGCAGAGGAAACTGATATGTACCCAGAGTTTCGGCAGTCAGATGAGGAAAACGATGAGCCATCTGGTGTGAAGAGCCAGCTTACCCCATTGTCATCTAGCCAAGACTCCCCTCTTCAGCCTCCTGCGTACAGTCCACGTTTTCAACATCAATCTCcagaaggaaggcagcaggcCTCTGGTCAGTCAAGACCTGGTGGCTACATTCATGGACACTTGTATGGCTACTTGAGCAGTAGTCCTAGGGATTCAGATCCACCTCCACCATTTTATATGCCAGAAGTCAGTCCACTTAGTTCTGTCATGTCCTCCCCACCTTTGCTTCCTGAAGGCTCTTTTCCACCTATCCCAGAAGAAAATGGGGAGAATAGCTCCACCAGTACTTTACCACTTACACACACTCCAACTGGGGGACGCTCACCAGAGCAGTGGGGAGGCCCAGACTTCCCTTTTGTAGGACTGGAAGCTcctccatctccttccatgtTTATCCAGCACCGGTATGAACCTGGTGAGATGAGGCGTCCTCTACCACCGCCTCCTCCAGCCCCCTTTCCTCGGGGGCGTCCACCTCCCAATTCACTACAAGTTCCATCTTATGCCGCCATCTTGCCTCTGGAGCCGCATACAGGCTGGGTAGGAAGATTACCTAGCCGCTGTCCACATCCTCCTCACCCAGCCTCTTGGCAGGATGCAGCTATGCAACTGGCTGCACAAGGCCAGCTCCGGCACACTAGCCAAGGGATGGGGATCCCGGTGCTTCCTTACCCTGACATACCTGAACCAGGGCCTTTTGGGATGGATGCTCGATGGTTTGAAAGCCGGACGCGTCCACAGATGAGTCCCAGACAACATCGTAGACTGGAGCCAGGCCTACATCAAGTGGTGCTACAGCCTTCCCGCCTTTCGCCACTGACCCAAAGTCCCCTGAGCTCTAGACATGGGTCCCCTGAGCTCAGTGCCAGAGCCAGGCCTCGCCCTGGTCTGCTTCCTCCACCTTTAGACTGCTCTGGCATAGCCCTGCAACCTCCAAGCTTTTTACACAAATCGCCTCCTTCTTCTGGATCGCCAGCAAAGAGCAGTCACGACAGCCCTAGCTACCGCCCTGTTCTACCTGACTCCTCCCCTCATGCAGACGGACGCAGGAGAGAAGAGCGAATACACGCAGAGACAGCGGTGCTGTGCACTGCAGG